The Leptodactylus fuscus isolate aLepFus1 chromosome 3, aLepFus1.hap2, whole genome shotgun sequence genome has a segment encoding these proteins:
- the LOC142198661 gene encoding olfactory receptor 5P52-like, whose amino-acid sequence MELGNHTTVTKFILLGLSQNLTICIFLFVMFLKLYILTILGNIFLIFTIIVSPKLHTPMYYFLCNLSFLDLCYSSTSVPKLLVDLFSKKRSISVSMCLTQMTTSITLGSTECILLAVMAYDRYIAICYPLRYTAIMSWRVCRYITVIMWLGIFILSTFPTISRPLVFCKQNQLNHFFCDILLLLEVACGDLSFYKITILVVGFFTLVASPIFIIGSYSSIIISVLKIRSSQGRSKAFSTCASHLTVVLLFFGPSMTMYIGQSKRFSPYLKYISIIYMVVTPVLNPLIYSLRNNEVKKAFRKILSRCSTNFT is encoded by the coding sequence ATGGAACTTGGAAATCACACCACCGTTACAAAATTTATCCTTCTCGGACTTTCTCAGAACTTGACgatttgtatttttctttttgttatgtttttaaaACTGTACATATTGACCATCCTGGGGAACATTTTTTTGATCTTCACCATTATCGTCAGTCCTAAGTTACACACTCCGATGTATTATTTCCTCTGTAACTTGTCTTTTCTGGATTTGTGCTACTCGTCGACCTCTGTTCCAAAACTTCTTGTTGATTTATTTTCAAAGAAAAGAAGCATTTCCGTGTCTATGTGCTTGACACAGATGACCACGAGCATTACTCTAGGGAGCACTGAGTGTATATTATTAGCTGTGATGGCCTATGACCGGTATATCGCCATATGCTACCCCTTACGTTACACCGCCATTATGAGTTGGAGGGTCTGTAGATACATCACTGTTATTATGTGGCTCGGAATCTTCATTTTATCAACGTTCCCCACCATATCACGACCACTTGTGTTCTGTAAACAGAATCAACTCAATCATTTTTTCTGTGACATTTTGTTGCTTCTGGAGGTGGCTTGTGGTGACCTCTCGTTTTATAAAATAACGATACTCGTTGTAGGATTTTTTACACTCGTGGCATCACCCATTTTTATCATTGGATCTTATAGCTCTATTATTATTTCTGTATTAAAAATCCGTTCTTCCCAGGGTAGATCCAAAGCTTTCTCCACCTGCGCCTCTCACCTCACTGTGGTCCTTCTCTTCTTTGGGCCAAGTATGACTATGTACATAGGACAGTCAAAACGCTTTTCTCCTTATCTGAAATATATTTCTATCATTTATATGGTTGTTACTCCTGTCCTGAATCCTTTGATCTACAGCCTGAGGAATAATGAAGTGAAAAAAGCTTTTAGGAAAATATTGTCCAGATGTTCAACCAATTTTACTTAA